In Cotesia glomerata isolate CgM1 unplaced genomic scaffold, MPM_Cglom_v2.3 scaffold_796, whole genome shotgun sequence, a single window of DNA contains:
- the LOC123274823 gene encoding catalase-like: protein DKPPVLLTGNGAPIANKTASLTVGPRGPLLLQDFVYLDEQTHFDRERIPERVVHAKGAGAFGCFEVTNDITQYTRAKIFSKIGKKTPIAVRFSTVGGESGSADTVRDPRGFAVKFYTEEGIWDLVGNNTPIFFVKDPLLFPSFIHTQKRNPVTHLKDMDMFWDFLSLRPESTHQVMILFSDRGIPDGYPHMNGYGSHTFKLVNNNNEFVYCKFHYKR from the exons gacaaGCCACCCGTCTTACTTACTGGAAACGGAGCTCCGATCGCCAATAAAACAGCAAGTCTTACAGTTGGGCCACGAGGACCTTTACTTCTACAAGATTTTGTGTACCTGGATGAACAGACGCATTTTGATAGAGAAAGAATTCCAGAGAGAGTTGTCCACGCTAAAGGCGCag GTGCATTCGGTTGCTTTGAAGTTACTAATGATATTACGCAATATACGAGAGCTAAAATATTCTCAAAAATTGGCAAAAAAACTCCTATAGCCGTACGTTTTTCTACTGTAGGCGGAGAAAGTGGATCGGCCGACACAGTGag AGATCCACGCGGTTTTGCTGTGAAATTTTATACCGAGGAAGGAATATGGGATCTTGTTGGAAACAATACTCCAATCTTTTTCGTGAAAGATCCTCTACTTTTTCCAAGTTTCATTCACACACAGAAACGAAATCCAGTAACTCACTTGAAAGATATGGATATGTTTTGGGATTTTCTTTCACTCCGACCTGAATCAACTCATCAAGTTATGATATTATTTAGTGATCGTGGTATACCCGATGGTTATCCTCATATGAATGGATATGGTTCTCATACATTTAAacttgttaataataataatgagtttgtttattgtaaatttcatTACaag cggTAG